From one Eisenibacter elegans DSM 3317 genomic stretch:
- a CDS encoding ribonucleoside-diphosphate reductase small subunit, which produces MSTHILPEPLLAENKNRFVLFPIQQHDIWEMYKNAEASFWTAEEIDLSQDLRDWDNLNDGERYFISHILAFFAASDGIVNENLVVNFMKEVQSPEARCFYGFQVMMENIHSETYSLLIDTYIKNPTEKDKMFRAIETIPCIQKKAEWALRWIESEHFAERLIAFAAVEGIFFSGSFCSIFWLKKRGLMPGLSFSNELISRDEGLHCDFACLLYNNYIKNKLPKQTITDIITEAVSIEKEFITEALPVKLIGMNADLMAQYIEFVADRLLGELGCNKVYNVDNPFDFMEMISLKGKTNFFEKKVAEYQKAGVKNSNTADNHTFKLDEDF; this is translated from the coding sequence ATGTCTACTCATATTTTGCCTGAGCCGCTTTTGGCAGAAAATAAAAACCGTTTCGTGCTTTTCCCTATCCAACAACACGATATATGGGAAATGTACAAAAATGCGGAAGCCTCTTTTTGGACAGCCGAAGAGATAGACCTCTCCCAAGACCTCCGTGACTGGGATAACCTCAATGATGGCGAGCGTTATTTCATTTCACACATCTTGGCCTTCTTTGCCGCCAGCGATGGGATTGTCAACGAAAACCTCGTTGTCAATTTTATGAAAGAAGTACAAAGCCCCGAAGCCCGCTGTTTTTATGGGTTTCAGGTAATGATGGAAAATATCCACTCGGAGACATACTCCTTGCTGATTGATACTTATATCAAAAACCCTACGGAGAAAGACAAGATGTTTCGGGCTATCGAAACCATTCCCTGTATTCAGAAAAAAGCCGAATGGGCGCTGCGTTGGATAGAAAGCGAGCATTTTGCCGAGCGCCTGATTGCCTTTGCCGCAGTAGAAGGCATTTTCTTCTCAGGTAGCTTTTGCTCTATCTTCTGGCTCAAAAAACGCGGCCTGATGCCCGGTTTGAGCTTTTCTAATGAGCTTATTTCGCGAGACGAAGGACTGCACTGTGATTTTGCCTGCTTGTTGTACAACAACTACATCAAGAATAAACTTCCCAAGCAGACAATCACCGACATCATCACCGAGGCTGTCAGCATCGAAAAAGAGTTTATCACCGAAGCCCTCCCCGTAAAGCTCATCGGAATGAATGCCGACCTGATGGCGCAGTATATCGAATTTGTAGCTGACCGTCTGCTGGGCGAGCTAGGCTGTAACAAGGTCTACAATGTGGATAATCCCTTTGATTTTATGGAGATGATTTCGCTCAAAGGCAAAACCAACTTCTTTGAGAAAAAAGTAGCTGAATACCAAAAAGCCGGCGTAAAAAACAGCAATACAGCCGATAACCATACCTTTAAACTGGATGAAGATTTCTAG
- the rnr gene encoding ribonuclease R — translation MNKNPKADTKKPKSPRQKSSTPRNKKTVRANNNYPEKPLVAKKSLAKRVLDVFSTGGKQSYSIKQIFKRLQVQTPNEKQQAAEALQSLAQQREIIKTADGKFKSKQKPLPIVRGRVDFVNPRFAYVISDQSDEDIWVDADALHYALHDDIVDVQVFPNSPKGKGLEGEVVDIIERGRQELVGTIEVSAKYAFVIPDHRRIHADIFIPKHRIHGAKNGDKVVVRIVDWPTPKANASGEVIEVLGKAGENNTEMHAILAEFDLPLRFPPEVLQEAEMIPEAISKAEIRKRRDLRKIMTFTIDPHDAKDFDDAISFQILDNGNYEIGVHIADVTHYVQDGSGLDKEAYRRATSVYLVDRVVPMLPERLSNGLCSLRPNEDKLTFSAVFEMTPEAQIVQEWFGKTIIHSDRRYAYEEAQEAIEGSDTDEMTKALKTLNALAKQMTKQRFANGAINFETTEVKFRLDENSKPIGIYIKERKDAHRLVEEFMLLANKRVAMFVSNINKRKPLPMVYRTHDAPDQEKLQNFVGFAKKFGYEIKTQGSALAASLNKLSEGVQGKPQQDVLQYLAIRTMAKAKYTTLSTSHFGLAFSHYTHFTSPIRRYPDMLVHRLLHHYLRKGAAVEAEELEMRCMHASDMEKRAADAERASIKYKQVEYMQAAERKVYEGVVTGVTEWGIYVEMIENKCEGMVRMSDIDDDFYELDADNYRIIGRRTKRIIAFGDVVKVTVLDANLSKRTIDLELVA, via the coding sequence ATGAACAAAAATCCTAAAGCTGACACAAAGAAACCCAAATCGCCGCGTCAAAAATCCTCTACCCCTCGCAACAAGAAGACAGTTAGAGCCAACAATAACTATCCTGAAAAACCCCTTGTGGCCAAGAAGTCTTTGGCCAAACGTGTACTCGATGTGTTTTCTACCGGTGGCAAACAATCTTACTCTATCAAGCAGATTTTTAAGCGCTTACAAGTACAAACTCCCAACGAAAAACAGCAAGCTGCCGAAGCATTGCAAAGCTTGGCACAACAGCGCGAGATTATCAAAACTGCCGACGGCAAGTTCAAGTCCAAACAAAAACCGCTGCCTATAGTACGCGGGCGGGTAGATTTTGTCAACCCAAGGTTTGCCTATGTAATCAGTGATCAAAGCGACGAGGATATTTGGGTAGATGCCGATGCATTGCATTATGCCCTACACGACGACATCGTAGATGTACAGGTATTCCCCAACAGCCCCAAAGGCAAAGGCCTAGAAGGTGAAGTAGTAGACATCATCGAGCGCGGTCGGCAAGAGCTTGTCGGTACGATAGAAGTATCGGCCAAATATGCCTTTGTCATCCCAGACCACCGCCGCATCCACGCCGATATCTTTATACCCAAACACCGTATCCACGGAGCCAAAAACGGCGACAAAGTAGTGGTACGTATCGTAGACTGGCCCACCCCCAAGGCCAACGCCAGCGGCGAAGTAATAGAAGTATTGGGCAAGGCTGGAGAAAACAATACCGAGATGCATGCCATCTTGGCCGAGTTTGACCTACCCCTGCGCTTCCCCCCTGAAGTATTGCAGGAGGCTGAGATGATTCCGGAGGCTATCTCGAAGGCCGAAATTCGCAAGCGCCGCGATTTGCGCAAGATAATGACCTTCACCATAGACCCACACGATGCCAAAGATTTTGATGATGCCATTTCTTTTCAAATTCTAGACAATGGTAACTACGAAATCGGGGTACATATTGCTGACGTAACCCACTATGTACAAGATGGCTCAGGGCTAGACAAAGAGGCCTACCGCCGTGCTACCTCTGTATATTTGGTAGATAGGGTGGTGCCGATGTTGCCCGAGCGCCTCTCCAACGGCCTGTGTTCGCTGCGCCCCAACGAAGACAAACTAACGTTCTCGGCAGTCTTTGAGATGACTCCCGAAGCCCAAATAGTGCAAGAGTGGTTTGGCAAAACCATCATCCACTCCGACCGTCGCTATGCCTACGAAGAAGCACAAGAAGCCATAGAAGGAAGCGATACCGACGAGATGACGAAGGCTCTCAAAACACTCAATGCTTTGGCCAAACAAATGACCAAGCAGCGCTTCGCCAATGGTGCTATCAACTTTGAGACGACCGAGGTCAAGTTTCGCCTTGACGAAAACAGCAAGCCCATTGGTATTTATATCAAAGAACGCAAAGACGCACACCGCTTGGTAGAAGAATTTATGCTATTGGCCAACAAACGGGTGGCGATGTTTGTGAGCAATATCAACAAACGCAAGCCCCTGCCGATGGTGTATCGTACTCACGACGCCCCCGATCAAGAGAAGCTCCAAAATTTTGTGGGCTTTGCCAAAAAGTTTGGGTATGAAATCAAAACCCAAGGTAGTGCCCTAGCGGCTTCGCTCAACAAACTCTCTGAGGGTGTTCAGGGCAAACCACAACAAGATGTGTTGCAATACCTCGCCATCCGCACGATGGCCAAGGCCAAATATACAACCCTCTCTACTTCGCATTTTGGTCTGGCATTCTCACACTACACGCACTTTACCTCGCCTATCCGTCGATACCCCGATATGTTGGTACACCGCCTGCTACACCATTACCTGCGCAAAGGCGCAGCCGTAGAGGCCGAAGAACTCGAAATGCGCTGTATGCACGCCTCCGATATGGAAAAACGCGCTGCCGACGCAGAGCGCGCCTCTATCAAGTACAAACAAGTAGAGTATATGCAGGCCGCCGAACGGAAGGTGTACGAAGGCGTGGTAACGGGCGTAACCGAGTGGGGGATTTATGTAGAAATGATTGAGAATAAATGCGAAGGAATGGTGCGCATGTCAGACATTGATGATGATTTTTATGAGCTTGATGCAGATAATTACCGCATCATAGGCCGTCGCACAAAGCGTATCATCGCCTTTGGAGATGTAGTAAAAGTAACAGTGCTTGACGCCAACCTCTCCAAACGTACTATAGACCTAGAGCTGGTAGCCTAA
- a CDS encoding ABC transporter ATP-binding protein has protein sequence MKENVFRKNSIENLYTEPILEVRNLEIVFEKNGKKTQAVENVSFKLHRSEALGIVGESGSGKSVTSLAIMGLLDSSAKVSGEVIFHSSRFGEIDLLHLDEKAMREIRGGDIAMIFQDPMSSLNPVYTCGDQVMEAILLHQKDIAHKEGLPKDYVISKKEAKQRTLDLFKLVRLTSDDGRVTPGKIFHSYPHEISGGQKQRVMIAMALCAHPSLLIADEPTTALDVTVQKTILELMEILRHEQDAALMFITHDLGVIAEVADRVMVMYQGNVMEQDEVMNIFDSPTHPYTKGLLSCRPRLDFKLRQLPVVADFIQINESGEISEKDNIVHGMGDMILENVIHDFEIEERNEALAQQAPLLEVRNLSKYYYQRKGLFGTKRDPIKAVDDVSFVVYPGETVGLVGESGCGKTTLGRTILRLVEPSSGDIIFEGKRINDYNKNDMRALRESMQIIFQDPYSSLNPRLTVGRAILEPMRIHGILDNDQQRREKVMYLLEKVGLKPEHFNRYPHEFSGGQRQRVCIARTLGLQPKFIIADESVSALDVSVQAQVLNLLNDLKEEFGLTYIFISHDLSVVKFMADRMIVMNQGRIEEMGFSEQIYENPQTEYTQKLISAIPKGTLEQIYQAIGNRYEQRKKKLGIA, from the coding sequence ATGAAAGAAAACGTCTTCAGAAAAAATAGCATTGAGAATCTCTATACCGAGCCTATCTTAGAAGTTCGTAACCTAGAAATAGTTTTTGAAAAAAACGGCAAAAAGACCCAAGCAGTCGAAAATGTCAGCTTTAAGCTCCACCGTAGCGAAGCCCTCGGTATTGTAGGAGAATCAGGCTCTGGCAAGTCGGTTACCTCTTTGGCTATTATGGGGCTTTTGGACAGCTCGGCCAAAGTTTCGGGAGAAGTCATCTTTCATTCTAGCCGCTTTGGTGAGATTGATTTGCTGCATTTGGACGAGAAGGCCATGCGCGAAATCAGAGGAGGCGATATCGCGATGATATTCCAAGATCCTATGAGCTCGCTCAACCCGGTCTATACCTGTGGCGACCAAGTGATGGAGGCTATCTTGCTACACCAAAAGGATATCGCCCACAAAGAAGGCCTCCCCAAAGACTATGTTATCTCGAAAAAAGAAGCCAAACAGCGCACCCTAGACCTGTTCAAGCTAGTACGCCTGACCAGCGACGACGGGCGCGTTACCCCTGGAAAGATATTCCACTCCTACCCACACGAAATCTCGGGTGGGCAAAAACAACGGGTGATGATTGCCATGGCACTCTGCGCCCACCCCTCGCTGCTGATTGCCGATGAGCCTACAACAGCCTTGGATGTAACGGTACAGAAAACCATCTTAGAGCTGATGGAAATCTTGCGCCACGAACAAGATGCAGCCCTGATGTTCATTACACACGACTTGGGCGTAATCGCTGAAGTCGCAGACCGTGTGATGGTGATGTATCAGGGGAATGTGATGGAGCAAGACGAAGTCATGAATATCTTTGATAGCCCAACGCACCCCTACACCAAGGGGTTATTGAGCTGTAGGCCTCGCCTTGACTTCAAGCTGCGGCAGCTGCCTGTGGTGGCTGACTTTATACAGATTAACGAATCGGGCGAAATCTCGGAGAAGGATAATATCGTTCACGGTATGGGCGATATGATTCTGGAAAACGTAATCCACGATTTTGAGATAGAAGAACGTAATGAAGCCTTGGCTCAACAAGCCCCCTTGCTCGAAGTACGTAATCTGAGTAAGTATTATTACCAGCGAAAAGGGCTTTTTGGCACCAAAAGAGACCCTATCAAAGCTGTAGATGATGTGAGCTTTGTGGTATACCCGGGCGAAACTGTTGGGCTGGTAGGCGAATCAGGTTGTGGCAAAACAACCCTCGGACGTACTATCTTGCGCTTGGTAGAGCCTAGCTCTGGTGATATTATCTTTGAGGGCAAACGCATCAATGACTACAACAAGAACGACATGCGAGCCTTGCGCGAAAGCATGCAGATTATCTTCCAAGACCCTTACTCTTCGCTCAACCCACGCCTGACGGTAGGGCGGGCTATTCTGGAACCGATGCGTATACATGGCATCTTGGACAACGACCAGCAGCGCCGCGAAAAAGTCATGTATCTGCTCGAAAAAGTAGGGCTGAAGCCCGAACACTTCAACCGCTACCCACATGAGTTCTCGGGAGGGCAACGCCAACGCGTCTGTATTGCGCGTACCTTGGGTCTACAACCCAAGTTCATCATCGCTGACGAGTCTGTGTCGGCGCTCGACGTATCGGTACAGGCCCAAGTACTCAACCTGCTCAACGACCTCAAAGAAGAGTTTGGCTTGACCTATATCTTCATCTCACACGACCTCTCTGTGGTCAAGTTTATGGCCGACCGAATGATTGTCATGAACCAAGGCCGGATAGAAGAGATGGGCTTCTCTGAGCAGATTTATGAAAACCCACAAACGGAATATACCCAAAAACTAATCAGTGCTATCCCCAAAGGCACACTAGAGCAAATCTACCAAGCCATTGGCAACCGTTATGAGCAACGGAAAAAAAAACTGGGCATAGCCTAA
- the kdsB gene encoding 3-deoxy-manno-octulosonate cytidylyltransferase, translating to MTKILGIIPARYNSTRLPGKALIDLGGKSMLQRVYEQVRKAQQVDRVVVATDDARIYEHVLAFGGEAAMTDPKHQNGTDRCAEVAQQIGAGFEVCINIQGDEPFIDPSQIDAVAALFAQPDTQIGTLVKKIDVNDQIFDEKEAKVIFNAQHEAILFSRSPLPYLHQVPKTTWAQTFDFYKHLGIYGFRTEILANIAQLPPDPLEQAESLEQLRWLAHYRIKIAFSHIDTVSVDTPEDLEKVRQHLATNPQ from the coding sequence ATGACAAAAATCCTTGGAATCATTCCAGCACGTTACAACTCTACCCGTCTTCCTGGTAAAGCCCTAATAGACTTAGGCGGAAAAAGTATGCTACAGCGGGTTTATGAACAGGTACGCAAGGCGCAACAAGTAGACCGCGTGGTTGTGGCTACAGATGATGCCCGCATCTACGAACACGTATTGGCTTTTGGAGGGGAAGCCGCCATGACCGACCCTAAGCATCAGAATGGCACAGACCGCTGCGCAGAGGTAGCCCAACAAATAGGCGCAGGTTTTGAAGTCTGTATCAATATCCAAGGAGATGAGCCTTTTATTGACCCTTCACAGATTGATGCTGTAGCAGCCTTATTTGCACAGCCCGACACCCAAATTGGCACCTTGGTCAAAAAAATTGATGTCAATGACCAAATTTTCGATGAGAAAGAGGCCAAGGTGATTTTCAACGCCCAACACGAAGCGATTTTATTCAGCCGCAGCCCGCTACCCTACCTACACCAAGTCCCCAAAACAACATGGGCGCAAACTTTTGACTTCTACAAACACTTGGGTATTTATGGCTTTCGTACAGAGATATTGGCCAATATCGCCCAACTCCCTCCAGACCCCTTGGAGCAGGCCGAAAGCCTCGAACAGTTGCGTTGGCTGGCACACTACCGCATCAAAATAGCCTTTAGTCATATCGACACCGTGTCTGTAGATACTCCCGAGGACTTGGAGAAAGTGCGGCAACATCTCGCTACAAACCCCCAATAA
- the hemW gene encoding radical SAM family heme chaperone HemW: MTFPSLAGLYLHIPFCKQACHYCDFHFSTNRSNQEAMVAAMVQEIKWRHNYLPEKSLQTIYFGGGTPSLLPTPLLAALLEAIHQTFDTSALREVTLEANPDDLNPAVLQAWYDLGIRRLSVGIQSFNEQHLRYLNRAHDAAQALRGVDMARRVGFEAFSIDLIYAIPAESHRVWEADLAQALALDVSHISAYCLTIEERTVFGNRLAKGLMAPIPDQWAATQFEMLTQALGDAGYEHYEISNFARQGRYAIHNTAYWQMKPYIGIGPGAHAFDGQNRHANVANNARYIRSILQENTLPATLEVLSPADRANELLLVGLRTQWGVSVAALSQLLGQDWYIYNQTTVEAHLAQAWLEWTADGQRLRIPPQARLLADHICATLFVD; this comes from the coding sequence TTGACATTCCCTAGCTTGGCCGGATTATACCTACACATCCCTTTTTGCAAACAGGCTTGCCACTACTGCGACTTCCATTTCAGTACCAATCGCTCCAACCAAGAAGCGATGGTGGCTGCAATGGTACAAGAAATCAAGTGGCGGCACAACTATTTGCCCGAAAAAAGCCTTCAAACCATCTATTTTGGGGGCGGAACTCCCTCCCTGCTCCCTACGCCGCTCTTGGCAGCCCTGCTGGAGGCCATCCATCAGACGTTTGATACAAGCGCCCTGCGCGAAGTAACCCTAGAGGCCAACCCCGATGACCTGAACCCTGCGGTATTGCAAGCGTGGTATGATCTAGGAATCAGGAGGCTGAGTGTCGGTATACAGTCTTTCAACGAGCAACACCTGCGTTACCTCAACCGAGCGCACGATGCTGCGCAAGCCCTGCGCGGGGTAGATATGGCGCGGCGTGTGGGATTTGAGGCTTTCAGTATCGACTTGATTTATGCCATTCCGGCGGAGAGCCATCGTGTCTGGGAAGCTGACCTCGCGCAAGCGCTTGCCCTCGATGTGTCCCATATTTCGGCTTATTGCCTCACCATTGAAGAGCGTACTGTTTTTGGCAACCGCTTGGCCAAGGGGTTGATGGCTCCCATTCCCGACCAATGGGCCGCCACCCAGTTTGAAATGCTCACCCAAGCCTTGGGCGATGCTGGTTATGAGCATTATGAAATCTCCAACTTTGCTCGACAAGGGCGCTATGCTATTCACAACACGGCTTATTGGCAAATGAAACCCTATATCGGCATAGGTCCCGGCGCGCACGCCTTTGACGGTCAAAACCGCCACGCCAATGTGGCCAACAATGCCCGTTATATTCGGAGTATTTTGCAAGAAAATACGCTGCCGGCCACGCTCGAAGTCCTTAGCCCGGCTGACCGAGCCAACGAACTGTTGTTGGTAGGGCTGCGTACCCAGTGGGGCGTGTCAGTGGCCGCCCTTAGCCAACTGTTGGGGCAGGACTGGTACATATACAACCAAACCACGGTCGAAGCACACCTAGCACAAGCTTGGCTCGAATGGACGGCAGATGGCCAACGGTTGCGCATTCCGCCCCAAGCGAGGTTGTTGGCAGACCATATCTGTGCGACACTTTTTGTAGATTAA
- a CDS encoding fructosamine kinase family protein: MIPLLQKILPVMWNTINYDDFFAQILHQHFDPPPVVEGYGILSGGNISVAAELRANGQRFFVKWVETAPADLLPKEAAGLQCLAQTGTVRIPKIIGQGEAQGQQYLLLEYIQPIKPTTHTWTLLGQELATLHAHTQPQFGLDYDNYIGSLPQANTPTTDGIQFWITQRLHPQAGLALYEERLPTALYHQLEMLYEKLPDLLPRSKPALLHGDLWSGNVLADTQARPVLVDPSVHYGLREAEIAFTRLFGGFEPAFYAAYQEAFPMEDGFEQRYDLYQLYPLLVHLNLFGQGYLSGIRQIVQKYVG, encoded by the coding sequence ATGATTCCTCTCCTCCAAAAAATACTGCCTGTTATGTGGAATACTATCAATTATGACGATTTTTTTGCCCAAATCCTGCACCAACATTTTGACCCTCCCCCTGTCGTCGAGGGCTATGGGATATTGTCGGGTGGCAATATCAGCGTGGCCGCAGAGTTACGCGCCAACGGGCAGCGTTTTTTTGTGAAATGGGTAGAAACCGCGCCGGCAGACCTGCTACCCAAAGAAGCGGCAGGGCTTCAATGTTTGGCACAAACCGGTACTGTTCGCATTCCCAAAATCATAGGGCAGGGGGAGGCTCAAGGGCAGCAATACCTACTGCTGGAGTACATACAGCCTATCAAGCCAACAACACACACTTGGACACTGTTGGGGCAAGAGCTAGCCACCCTACACGCCCACACGCAGCCCCAGTTTGGGCTTGATTATGACAACTATATCGGCTCGTTGCCCCAGGCCAACACCCCCACAACTGACGGCATCCAGTTTTGGATTACGCAACGGCTGCACCCGCAGGCTGGTTTGGCGCTTTACGAAGAGCGCCTGCCCACAGCGCTGTACCATCAACTAGAGATGCTTTACGAAAAGCTGCCCGACCTACTGCCTCGTAGCAAGCCGGCTCTCTTACACGGCGACCTGTGGAGTGGCAATGTCTTGGCCGACACTCAAGCCCGCCCTGTCTTGGTAGACCCCTCGGTACATTATGGCCTCCGCGAAGCTGAAATTGCCTTCACGCGCTTGTTTGGGGGCTTTGAACCGGCTTTTTATGCCGCCTATCAGGAGGCCTTCCCGATGGAAGACGGCTTTGAGCAACGCTATGACCTCTACCAACTCTATCCCCTTTTGGTACACCTCAACCTCTTCGGCCAAGGCTATCTGAGCGGCATCCGGCAGATTGTACAAAAATATGTAGGCTAG
- a CDS encoding cryptochrome/photolyase family protein, with translation MASEISLFWFRRDMRLHDNAALYHALREGKPVVPIFIFDTQILDALPDKQDRRVQFIHHTLTQLQADLTAMGSSLQVAYGKPLEVFARLTELYPVKKVFCNHDYEPYALERDAQVAELLKSKGIAFETHKDQVIFEKDEVLSGQGKPYTVFTPYSRKWKEQVNAFYLQPYPTEKYFGNFYQQAPLPVPSLEEMGFVGAEVAFPPAETSDALIRRYAEQRDFPAIQGTTRLSVHLRFGTVSIRQLAQKAQQLSESWLNELIWRDFYMNILHHFPHVATRAFKPDYDRIDWRNNEEEFARWCQGQTGYPIVDAGMRELNQTGFMHNRVRMITASFLVKHLLIDWRWGEAYFAQKLLDFDLSANNGGWQWAAGSGCDAAPYFRVFNPTLQTQKFDKDLRYIKKWVPELSSLKYPQPMVEHSFARERALATYKKALSKPE, from the coding sequence ATGGCCTCAGAAATTTCCCTTTTTTGGTTCCGGCGCGATATGCGCCTACACGATAATGCCGCCCTGTATCACGCCCTTCGGGAGGGGAAACCGGTAGTGCCGATTTTTATTTTTGACACCCAAATCTTGGATGCCCTGCCCGACAAGCAAGACCGTCGTGTGCAGTTTATTCATCATACACTCACACAGTTGCAGGCTGATCTAACAGCTATGGGCAGCTCCCTACAGGTAGCTTATGGCAAACCACTGGAGGTATTCGCCCGCCTGACGGAGTTGTACCCTGTTAAGAAGGTGTTTTGCAACCACGATTATGAACCTTATGCCCTTGAACGGGATGCTCAAGTAGCCGAGTTGTTGAAAAGCAAAGGGATTGCGTTTGAAACCCACAAAGACCAAGTGATTTTTGAAAAAGACGAGGTGCTTTCTGGCCAGGGCAAACCCTACACCGTGTTTACGCCTTATAGCCGGAAGTGGAAAGAGCAAGTCAATGCGTTTTACTTGCAACCTTATCCTACCGAAAAGTATTTTGGCAACTTTTATCAACAAGCACCCCTGCCCGTACCTAGTCTGGAAGAGATGGGGTTTGTGGGGGCAGAGGTAGCTTTTCCCCCTGCCGAAACTTCAGATGCACTCATCCGCCGATATGCCGAACAACGCGATTTTCCGGCCATACAAGGTACTACCCGCCTGAGTGTACACCTGCGTTTTGGGACGGTGAGTATCCGCCAGCTGGCTCAAAAAGCCCAGCAATTGAGTGAGTCGTGGCTGAATGAGCTGATTTGGCGGGATTTTTATATGAACATCCTCCATCACTTTCCACACGTAGCCACTAGGGCATTCAAACCTGACTACGACCGCATCGATTGGCGCAATAACGAGGAGGAGTTTGCGCGCTGGTGTCAAGGCCAAACCGGCTACCCTATTGTAGATGCAGGCATGCGTGAGCTCAACCAAACCGGGTTTATGCACAACCGTGTGCGGATGATTACGGCTAGTTTTTTGGTCAAACACCTGCTCATCGACTGGCGCTGGGGAGAGGCTTATTTTGCCCAAAAGCTACTCGACTTTGACCTATCGGCCAACAACGGCGGTTGGCAATGGGCTGCCGGCTCAGGCTGTGATGCTGCCCCGTACTTCAGGGTGTTCAACCCTACATTGCAAACCCAAAAATTTGACAAAGATCTGCGCTATATCAAAAAATGGGTGCCTGAGCTGAGCAGTCTCAAATATCCACAACCTATGGTAGAGCACAGTTTCGCCCGTGAGCGGGCATTGGCCACTTACAAAAAAGCACTCAGTAAGCCTGAGTAG